The DNA window CGCCGGCGCCGCCGCCGCACTCGCGACCCCTCGTCGATCCACCACGGCAGGCGACGAGGAAGGCCCCGTCCCGCCGCCGTCATGACCCGCCGCCTGCACGACCTCACGCTCGCCGCTCTCGACGACCTGCCCGCGTCCTGCCGCAGCTGCCTGTTCTGGGAGGTGCACGGGGCCCCGCGCGGACCCGCCGACGAGCCCGGCCAGGCCCGGGACCGCAAAGAGGCCTGGTGGCAGTCGACCCAGCTGGAGTGGGGCACCCCGGGCAAGGCGGTCTACGGGGACGGCCATCTGGTGGGGTTCGCCATGTTTGCCCCGGGCGCCCACTACCCCAGGGCGCGCCAGCTCGGCGGCGTGTCCGACGACGCCCTGCTCCTGGCCACCCTGTGGGTCGACCCCGACTACCGGGAGGCGGGCCTTGGGCGGGTGCTGCTGCAGAGCGCGCTGCGGGAGACCCACCAGCGGGGGAGCCGGGCGCTGGAGGCGTTCGCGGACCGCCGGTCCTCGCAGGGTTCCCGGTGCGTGCTGCAGGAGGACTTCCTGTTGGCCAACGGCTTCACGGTGGTGCGCGAGCACCCGCGGACCCCGCTGCTGCGGATCGACCTGCGCCAGACCGTGCGGTGGCAGGAGTCGCTGTCCTCCGCGCTGGAGGGCGTCGCCGCGGCCCTCAGCCGCCGCGAACGCGTCCCCGCTCCCGCCCGGTCGGGGTGAGCGCCCCGGGTCAGCATCCGGGGCGGTCGCTGCGCGACCGCCTCACCCGGCACAGCGGAGAATCGTCCTCGCCGGCTCGGAACGATTCACGGGTCAGACGGCCGCGGCCTCGTCGACGGTGTAGTAGGCGGCCACGGACTCGGTCAGCGCGGCGGCGAGCCGCTCCTGGGCGGCGGGGTCGGCGAGCCGGGCCTCGTCGACGGGATTCGTGATGAAGCCCGGCTCCACGACGATGGCGGTCATCCGCGTCTCGCGCAGCAGCGCCCAGGTCATCGGGTGGACCCTGCAGTCGGGCACCCACCCGGCGGCGACCATGTGGTCGCTGGCGAGCTCGGCCAGGCGCTGACCGGCCTCCGAGACGAAGTGGGGGGCGCCGAAGTAGTAGGCGGCGGACCCGGCGGCTGCCGGGGTGCCCACGGCGCCGACGCCGATCGACAGCACGACCTCCGCGCCCTGGTCGTTGCCCAGGCGGGCGCGGGCGCTCTGGCTGGGGTTGTTGCCGGGGCCCCGGGCGAGGGTGACCTGCGCGCCGCGGGCGCCGAGCCGGGCGGCCAGGCGCGAGGCGATCTGCCAGCTCACGTCGGCCTCGGTCACACCCGAGGGACCGACGTGACCGGGGTCGCCGGGGCCGTGGGAGGGGTCGACCAGGATCCGGGCGCCGACCAGGCCCCGGCCCGACAGCCGGCGCAGGGCCTCGCGTTCGCGGGCCCGGATCCCCGCGCCGGAGGTCTGGTGGTCGCGGCGCATGCGGCGCAGCAGGTCGATGGTCGCGGGCCCGGCGACCCCGTCGACCTCGAGGCCCACGTTGCGCTGGAAGTCCTCGACGGCGGCGTGGGCCAGCGGCCCGAAGATGCCGTCCTCGCTGCCGGCGTCGAAGCCGAGCTGGTTGAGGCGGTGCTGCAGGTCGCGGACGTCGTCACCGCGCATCATGATCCGGGTGCGCCACAGCAGCCGGTCCCCGAGGGTGTAGCCGGCCTCCACGAGGATCCGCCACGTCTCGGTCCCCACGACCCCGTCGGCGGCGAGCCCGCGGTGGCGTTGGAAGCGCTGCACCGCCTCACGGGTCGCGTCCCCGAACACCCCGTCGATGCGGAGCGTGGGGTCGTCGACAGCCGCGAGGCGACGCTGCACGTCCTCCACCGCGGGACTGGCGTCGCCGTGGCGGATGAGGAAGGTCACGTCGGGCAGTGTACGGACCACCCCTTCGCCCGCCCGCGCCGGGGTCAGGCGGGGAGGAACTCGTCGACCTCGGCCAGGAGCTGGCTCTTGCCGCGGGCCCCCACGATGCGCTTCTTCTCGACCCCGTCCGCGAACACCATGAGCGTCGGGATGGACATCACCTTGTAGGAGCGGGCGGTCTCGGGGTTGTCGTCCACGTTCAGCTTGACGACCTTCAGCGTGCCTGCCTTCTCACCGGCGATCTCCTCGACCACGGGGCCGACCATCCGGCAGGGGCCGCACCACTCCGCCCAGAAGTCCACGAGCACTGGCTGCTCGGAGCCGAGCACCTCGGTGCTCCAGTCCTGGTCGGTCACGGCCTTGACGTCACTCATGTCGGGATCCTTCTCGAGATCGTGGGAACCACCGGCTTGCTCCTGTCAAAACCAGCATGGCACACGTGGTATTCCCGGCCGGCGCCGCCCCCTAACCCGGCGGCGGCGGCGCCGGCCGCAAAAAGCAGCGAGGGGCGCGAGAACGCGCCCCTCGCGCGCGGTTCGGATGACGGGGGGACAGCCGAACCGCGGGCTTGAACTGTCACCTAGCGTACACGGAAAGTGCTCAGTGTGCGAAACACTGACTGAGCCCGGTCGGGTCGGCCCCTCACCACGTGCTGGAGTCGGGCGGCGCCCCGAGCCAGCGCTCGGCGTCGATCGCCGCCTTGCAGCCCATGCCGGCGGCGGTCACAGCTTGGCGGTAGATGTGGTCGACGACATCCCCGGCCGCGAAGACGCCGTTGACGCTCGTGGCGGTCGTCGGCTCGGCGACCGTGATGTAGCCCTCGTCGTCGAGGTCGAGCTGGCCGCGGAACAGCTTGGTCGTGGGGTCGTGGCCGATCGCGACGAAGACCCCGTCGGTGCGCATCTCCTCGCGCTCGCCGGTGTCGACGTTCTCGAGGATCACGCCCTCGACAGCCTGCTCGCCGAGGATGTCGGCCACCTTCGTGCCCCACACGAACTCGATCTTGTCGTTCTTGAAGGCCCGCTCCTGCATGATCTTCGAGGCGCGCAGCTCGTTGCGGCGGTGCACGATCGTGACCTTCGACGCGAACTTGGTGAGAAAGCCCGCTTCCTCCATCGCCGAGTCGCCGCCGCCCACCACGATCAGCTCGCGGTCGCGGAAGAAGAACCCGTCGCAGGTCGCGCAGCTCGACACGCCCCGTCCGGTGAGGCGGCTCTCGCTCTCCAGGCCGAGCCAGCGGGCGGTGGCGCCCGTGGAGACGATGACGGTGCGCGACCAGTAGGTGTCGTCGCCGACGACGACCTTGAACGGTGACCCGTGCGTGAAGTCGACCTCGTCGACGTCGTTGGTCACGTAGCGGGTGCCGAACCGCTCGGCCTGTCGGCGTAGGTCGGCCATCATCTCCGGCCCCATGCGGCCGTCGGGGTAGCCGGGGTAGTTCTCCACATCGGTGGTGAGCATGAGCTGCCCACCTGCGTCGCGGCCCTCGATGACGATGGGCTCGAGGTCGCCGCGCGCCGCGTAGAGGGCTGCGGTGAGACCCGCGGGTCCGGATCCGATGATGACGACGTCGTGGTCGGCCGTGGGCATGGTGGCGGTCTCCTGGATGTGCGGGGGTGTGCGGGGCGGTGCCGGTGCCGTGCGGGTGTCAGGACGGTGAACCGTCCGGCTGGTCTGGGTATTCCGACACTTAGACTAACCCCATGCCCTCGACGAGCCGATGCGTGAACCACCCGCGTGAGGAGACACGGGTGTCGTGCACGACCTGCGAGGCCCCCATCTGCCCGCGGTGCATGCACCAGAGCGCGGTGGGTCACAAGTGCCCGGCGTGCGCGCGCCCGCCCCGCGGCAGCCGCCTGCGCGGCAAGCCCATCCACTACGTGAAGGCGGTTGGTGCCGGGCTGCCCGTGGCGGCGGCCGGTGGCCTGGTGATCCTGCAGCTGGTCGCCGTCGTGCGGTTCGGGATCGTGATCTTCTCGGCCCTGCTGGGCGCCGGGGTGGGCATGGTGGTCCGCTGGGGGGCGAACGGCCAGACCCAGCCGCCGTTTCCCGCCGTGGCCGTCGGCTGCGCGGTCGGCGGCCTGCTGCTGGCGTTCTGGATCGGGCTGGGCACCCCGATCCCCCTGGGCCCCCAGGGCCTCTGGTTCGCCCTCGGTCTGGCGGCCGCGGGCTACTTCGCGGTGCGGGGCCTGCACCGCTAGGGCGCCGACGGGTCAGGGCCGGGGCGGTCAGGCCCCCGGCTGGTCAGGGGCCGGGCGCCGCAAGCTCCAGCGCCAGGACGCCGGTGCAGTCCGACACGGTATGCGCCTGGACCGTGACGCGGTCCAGGGTGGTGGCATCCGGGCTCGCGCCGACCAGGACGTAGACCAGCAGGGAGCGACCCTCGAGCACCGCGGACTCCACCAGCACCGGGACCGCGGGGGGGACCGCGCCGGCCTCGTCCAGGCAGGCCCCCGGGGCGGTGCCCCCCTGGAAGGTGGGGGCCGCGGCGAGCACCGCGCGGGCGGCCGTGGCGGGCTCCTCCGCCGCGTCCAGGGACCGCCCGAGCAGCGCGGCGGCCTCCGCCAGGTCCGTGTAGCGCGCCCGGACCGCCGCCTCGTCGGCCAGGACCACCGCCTCGTCGCGCAGGACCGGCAGCCCGTCGCCCGCCTGCCCCTCCAGGGCCTCCCCCGACGGCGCCGGCGCCGGGGCGCGGCCGGTCGCGTCGTCGTCCGCCTGCTCGTCGGCGAGGCCCGACTCCTCGGCCCCTTCGAACTGGCGCATGTCCCCGCCGTCGGCCGGGGGCGCCTCCGCGGCGCTGTCGGCGGTCTGCTCGTTGCTGCCCCCGAAGCCCTGGATCAGCCCGCCGCCCACCAGGGCCAGGGCCGCCAGCCCGGCGGCCACGCCCGCCACCGCCGACCACGGCGTGCGCCGTCGGGATGCCAACGTGGTCACCGGCGCGGGCGCCGGCGTGTCGGCTGCGTCCGCTGTGCCGTCGGACCGGTGCGCCGGCGCCGACCGGTCGGCCGGGTCCGCCGCGGCGCCCGCGGCGTGCGGGGCGCCCGCCTCGGCCAGCCGCCGGCGCAGGCGCTCGGCGGCCCCCGGCGGGGGCTCGACCTCCTCCACGCCGCGCAGCGCGCCGAGCATGCGGGCGGTGGTGTCCAGGCGCCGGCCGAGCGCATGGTCGTGGGCCAGGCGCGCCTCCACCGCGGCCGCGGTGTCGGCGTCGAGCTCGCCGGTCAGGTACGCGGACAGGACCGCGCCGTCGAAGGGGTCGGGGGTGGGGGCGTCACTCATGGCGTGGAGGTAGGAGGTCGAGCGGGCGCCGAGGGTTCCCCGGGGGTGCCACGCCCGCCGGCCTCGTCGGATGCGGCCAGCGCGGCGGCGAGCCGGCCGTGCGCGCGGTGGATCCGCGACTTGACGGTCCCGACGGCCACGTCCCAGCGCGCGGCGATCTCGTGGTAGGGCACCCCGTAGACGTCGTGGAGCACGACCGCCTCCCGCTGCGCGGGCTCCAAGGTGCGCAGGGCCGCGACCAGCTCCGCGCCGAGCTCGCGGGTGGCGAGCACATCCTCCACCGCCGGCTCGTCCAGGGCGGGGGCCTGGCCGGGCGGGCCGTCGTCGCGCGACTCGGGGCCCAGCGGCACGGTCTTCGGCCGGCGGCTGCGCTTGCGGGCCAGGTCGTTGCAGGCGTTGGTGGCCACCCGGTAGAGCCACGTCGAGAACGCCGCGGTGCCCCCGAACGTGTCCGCGCGGCGCAGGAGCGCGACAAAGGTGTCCTGCAGGGCGTCCTCGGCGTCGGCGGCGTTGCCGAAGTAGCGGTAGCAGATGCCGTACACGCGCCGGCGGTGGCGGGCGACGAGGGCATCGAACCCGGCGGGGTCGCCGCCGACGAACGCCGCGACCAGCGCCTCGTCGCTGTCGGCCTCGGGGGGCGTCACGCCCGCTCCCCCCGCACGGCCACCTCCGACAGCTGCACGCGGAACCGTCCCGACCCGTCGGGCTGGAGGTTGCCGGTCACCCACACGAGCACGTACTGGCTGACCACCGGGCTGGAGAAGACGACCTGGCTGAGCTCGTCGGCGTCGGTCCGGGTCCCGGCCTCGAGCCATCCCTCAAGGGTGCCGGCGGGCTCGGAGGCGGTGCGGACCTCGTAGGTGATGCCCGGGGTGTCGGTGCGCAGGGCGACGCTGTCCACCTGGTGGGGGGCGCCGAGGTCGAGCCAGAAGCCCAGCCCGGCCTTCAGGCCGCCGAAGTCCGGCGTGTTGTACCCCACCGACTCCCAGCTGGTCGTCGGGTCGCCGTCGAGCAGCGCAGGGAGCTCGGCACCCGACTCGCTGCCCGTCCCGCCGGGGTCGAACAAGGTCATCGAGGCGGGGGCGACCAGCTCCACGTCGGGCTCGGCGCGCTCCTCGGGGGCCGGGTCGGTGCCCCGGGCGAGCAGCGCCACGCCCGCCGCCCCGACCGCGAGCACCGCGATCCCCAGCAGTGCCCAGGCCACGCCGGCGCGCCGCCGCGGCCGGGACGGCTGGGGCCCGGAGGGCTCGCGGCCCGCGGGTCGCAGGTCCGAGGGCCGGGGGCCCGGGGACGGGGGGCCCGGGGGCGGGGTCCGATGCCGGCCCGAAGGCGGTGCGAGCTGCGGTTGCCGCGGCGGGCCGGTGGCACGGGCGCTCCCGGTGGCACGGCCCCCCCGGGCGGCCCCCGGGGGGGGGGCCGGGGGGGGGCGGGCGGCGGGGCGCCGCCCGGGGGGCGCGGGGTCGTCGGGGTGCCCGGCGAAGGAGGCGAGCGCGTCCGCCAGGTCCTCGGCGGTGGGGAAGCGGTCGGTGGCCTCGCGCGCCAGCGCCCGCTCGATCACGGCTCCCAGCGCGGCGGGCAGGTCGGGGCGCACCGAGCACAGCGGCGCGGGGTCGTCGGTCAGGCGGCGCGCGGCCGTCTCCACGGCGGTGGTGCCGCCGAACGGCCGGCGCCCCGTCAACGCCTCGTAGAGCACGCAGCCGAGGGCGTACTGGTCGCAGGTGCCGTCGAGTGGCTCGGAGCGGATCTGCTCGGGGGCGACGTACGCGGCGGTGCCGAGCACCGTGCCGGTGCCGGTCAGGTCGGCGCCGGCCCCGGCGACCTTGGCGATCCCGAAGTCGGTGACCTTCACCGACCCGTCGTCGCCGAGCAGGATGTTGGCCGGCTTGACGTCCCGATGCACCAGGCCCTGCGTGTGGGCGAAGCCGAGCCCCCGGGCGACCTGCTCGCCGATGCGGGCGGCGTGGGCGACGTCGAGGGTGCCCTGCTCGTCCATGAGGTCACGCAGGGTCGC is part of the Egibacteraceae bacterium genome and encodes:
- a CDS encoding GNAT family N-acetyltransferase produces the protein MTRRLHDLTLAALDDLPASCRSCLFWEVHGAPRGPADEPGQARDRKEAWWQSTQLEWGTPGKAVYGDGHLVGFAMFAPGAHYPRARQLGGVSDDALLLATLWVDPDYREAGLGRVLLQSALRETHQRGSRALEAFADRRSSQGSRCVLQEDFLLANGFTVVREHPRTPLLRIDLRQTVRWQESLSSALEGVAAALSRRERVPAPARSG
- a CDS encoding peptidoglycan-binding protein, translating into MTFLIRHGDASPAVEDVQRRLAAVDDPTLRIDGVFGDATREAVQRFQRHRGLAADGVVGTETWRILVEAGYTLGDRLLWRTRIMMRGDDVRDLQHRLNQLGFDAGSEDGIFGPLAHAAVEDFQRNVGLEVDGVAGPATIDLLRRMRRDHQTSGAGIRAREREALRRLSGRGLVGARILVDPSHGPGDPGHVGPSGVTEADVSWQIASRLAARLGARGAQVTLARGPGNNPSQSARARLGNDQGAEVVLSIGVGAVGTPAAAGSAAYYFGAPHFVSEAGQRLAELASDHMVAAGWVPDCRVHPMTWALLRETRMTAIVVEPGFITNPVDEARLADPAAQERLAAALTESVAAYYTVDEAAAV
- the trxA gene encoding thioredoxin, which gives rise to MSDVKAVTDQDWSTEVLGSEQPVLVDFWAEWCGPCRMVGPVVEEIAGEKAGTLKVVKLNVDDNPETARSYKVMSIPTLMVFADGVEKKRIVGARGKSQLLAEVDEFLPA
- the trxB gene encoding thioredoxin-disulfide reductase produces the protein MPTADHDVVIIGSGPAGLTAALYAARGDLEPIVIEGRDAGGQLMLTTDVENYPGYPDGRMGPEMMADLRRQAERFGTRYVTNDVDEVDFTHGSPFKVVVGDDTYWSRTVIVSTGATARWLGLESESRLTGRGVSSCATCDGFFFRDRELIVVGGGDSAMEEAGFLTKFASKVTIVHRRNELRASKIMQERAFKNDKIEFVWGTKVADILGEQAVEGVILENVDTGEREEMRTDGVFVAIGHDPTTKLFRGQLDLDDEGYITVAEPTTATSVNGVFAAGDVVDHIYRQAVTAAGMGCKAAIDAERWLGAPPDSSTW
- a CDS encoding RNA polymerase sigma factor, with product MTPPEADSDEALVAAFVGGDPAGFDALVARHRRRVYGICYRYFGNAADAEDALQDTFVALLRRADTFGGTAAFSTWLYRVATNACNDLARKRSRRPKTVPLGPESRDDGPPGQAPALDEPAVEDVLATRELGAELVAALRTLEPAQREAVVLHDVYGVPYHEIAARWDVAVGTVKSRIHRAHGRLAAALAASDEAGGRGTPGEPSAPARPPTSTP
- a CDS encoding protein kinase, with translation MREPTDRPAPAPDGAGGDARGDAPPATLQDRYRFMHLIANGGMASVWRARDEELARDVAVKMLHDHLAEDDEFLERFRREAVAAAKLAHPHVVGIYDTGLDGRRAWLVMELIDGATLRDLMDEQGTLDVAHAARIGEQVARGLGFAHTQGLVHRDVKPANILLGDDGSVKVTDFGIAKVAGAGADLTGTGTVLGTAAYVAPEQIRSEPLDGTCDQYALGCVLYEALTGRRPFGGTTAVETAARRLTDDPAPLCSVRPDLPAALGAVIERALAREATDRFPTAEDLADALASFAGHPDDPAPPGRRPAARPPPAPPPGAARGGRATGSARATGPPRQPQLAPPSGRHRTPPPGPPSPGPRPSDLRPAGREPSGPQPSRPRRRAGVAWALLGIAVLAVGAAGVALLARGTDPAPEERAEPDVELVAPASMTLFDPGGTGSESGAELPALLDGDPTTSWESVGYNTPDFGGLKAGLGFWLDLGAPHQVDSVALRTDTPGITYEVRTASEPAGTLEGWLEAGTRTDADELSQVVFSSPVVSQYVLVWVTGNLQPDGSGRFRVQLSEVAVRGERA